In the Telopea speciosissima isolate NSW1024214 ecotype Mountain lineage chromosome 2, Tspe_v1, whole genome shotgun sequence genome, one interval contains:
- the LOC122652279 gene encoding patatin-like protein 2 produces the protein MAKKPSDLQIAPPTCGELITVLSIDGGGIRGIIPATILEFFESQLQELDGEDARLADYFDVIAGTSTGGLVTAMLTAPDDNNRPLFAAKDIKPFYLENCPKIFPQDRGLFGTITKKIKTVTGPKYDGNYLHSIIKEKLGERRLNQTLTAVVIPTFDIKKLQPTIFSSFEVSEDPTMNALLSDICIGTSAAPTYLPTYYFKNEDKDGNVREFNLTDGGVAANNPALIAIGEITKHVSKKNSDISPIKPIDYGRLLLISIGTGAAKVEQKYNANVAAKWGALGWIFNDGSTPLVDVFSQASGDMVDLHLGIVFQSLHPEENYLRIQDDGLTGTVSSVDIATQENLNNIVMAGEDLLNKPVSRMNLETGFTEPVKNGVTNAEALKK, from the exons ATGGCTAAAAAACCATCCGATCTTCAAATAGCACCTCCCACCTGTGGGGAACTAATTACCGTTCTCAGCATTGACGGAGGAGGAATAAGAGGGATTATTCCAGCCACCATTCTTGAGTTCTTCGAGTCGCAGCTTCAG GAACTGGATGGTGAGGATGCAAGACTTGCAGACTATTTTGACGTGATTGCAGGAACAAGTACCGGCGGTCTTGTGACGGCTATGTTGACAGCTCCAGATGATAACAATCGTCCTCTGTTTGCTGCCAAAGATATCAAGCCCTTCTACCTTGAGAACTGTCCTAAGATTTTCCCACAGGATAG GGGTCTATTTGGTACTATCACAAAGAAGATCAAAACAGTGACAGGACCCAAGTATGACGGGAATTATCTTCATAGCATTATAAAGGAGAAGCTGGGAGAAAGGAGGTTGAACCAAACCCTAACCGCTGTTGTCATTCCCACCTTTGATATCAAGAAACTCCAGCCTACCATCTTCTCCAGCTTtgag GTTAGTGAAGATCCCACAATGAATGCTCTGCTTTCAGACATATGTATTGGCACTTCTGCAGCTCCAACATACCTTCCAACGTATTATTTCAAAAACGAAGATAAAGACGGGAATGTAAGAGAATTCAACCTCACTGATGGTGGTGTAGCTGCCAATAATCCG GCTTTGATTGCAATTGGTGAAATCACCAAGCATGTCTCCAAGAAAAATTCAGATATCTCCCCTATCAAACCCATAGACTATGGTAGATTATTACTCATCTCCATAGGAACTGGTGCAGCAAAGGTAGAACAAAAATACAATGCTAATGTGGCAGCCAAGTGGGGTGCTTTAGGATGGATATTTAATGATGGCTCAACTCCATTAGTGGATGTGTTCTCTCAAGCAAGTGGAGACATGGTTGACCTCCATCTTGGCATTGTCTTTCAAAGCTTGCATCCCGAAGAAAATTACCTACGTATTCAG GATGATGGATTAACTGGGACTGTATCTTCAGTTGATATTGCTACCCAGGAAAACTTGAACAATATTGTGATGGCCGGAGAAGACTTACTAAATAAACCAGTTTCCAGGATGAATTTAGAGACTGGCTTTACTGAACCTGTTAAAAATGGTGTTACCAATGCAGAGGCTCTTAAAAAGTAA